Within Rhododendron vialii isolate Sample 1 chromosome 12a, ASM3025357v1, the genomic segment TGATAAACTAGTTTTCATGGAGCCGTTTTGTATGTACACTGTACAGAGAGTCAGAGACATGAGCTTTATGTGCTTTAATTGGGAAATATGTTTTGATGGTTCCGTGGATTTCTTGGTATGAGTGGCTTTTGATTGGATTTGATAGAATGGGCTTACCAATTTACTATAGGGGCGCTCTGTGCTACTTTAATTGAACTCTAAACGATGTGTCTAGCGTACCGGTTATGTGTTTTTCTTCGCTTTGTTTCAGTATTTCTgtcatcatttttgtttctcgAAAACGAAAATTTTGGTTCTTTCTGTTAGGTTTACCGGTTATGTGTTTTTCTTTGCTTTGTTTCAGTATTTCTGTCATCATTTTGTTtcacgaaaatgaaaattttggttCTGTCTGTTATGTTTGATGATTATAGAGGCATCAATAAGCTGGTTAATTTCATATGTAAACTGCAGAAGATCCAGATGATTTTTTGCTAGAATAACCAAGGGGCAAGGAACAATGATCAAACTCATTAGAGGATAAATTCACAAGTAATTTATAAGGTTTTCCGTTAGTGGGCTTTTCTTTTCTGGGTTATTCAGTGAGCAGTGAGCAGAAGTTGTCACACTTCAGTTAGAAATTACTGGGAATTGGAGATAAATACTGAGCAGAAGTTGCAACCATTGACATGGGGAATCTTGGCATCATCTCCAACCAAATGGAAACATAATTTATGCACATGAGTCCAATCAAAGGGACTTGACGGTTTTAAAATGATTTTCTTGTACTTTCTCCTACTACTAACTATACAATCTTGCTTTACTATAACTCCGAAGGCCTATATTGTTAAGTTCCTAtggccaagaggcctttggcccaatGGCACAAGGAGTGCACTTAGGTGCTAGGAGAAACGAGGAGAGGAGTTCAACTGCTCCTCGTGCTAGTCTAACTATTCCTACAATactggaaaaaaatttgatcggcaAAAGTCAGTAtggttagaatagttagattatcACCTtggaggagttgaactcctgacctcctttcTCCTAGCACTTAAGTGCACTCCTTAATGCCGTTGGGCTAAAGGCCTCTTGGCGCCgatcaaaaagaagaaaaatcataTGTTGAACTATTTTTTCCCCGAACTTTAGTGGTTTAGAATGGTTTTCTTCTGCTTTTCATTGTGATAGTTCTACGATCTTGTGGTGTTTTAATGTAATATCTTTTATGAATGcctattttataaatttatattttctcGAAGCATAATTACATTATATCTACTCACACATCCCAGTGGGGCATTGAGCCATGGAACCACATCTTTTGCTCTACAAGCGAGTGCCATACATTTTGGACAGCATTATCATCATTCAAAACAAACTCTTCATGGTTTTATGCCTCAAACTTTTCATATGTACAATGTATGTTTAAGTATGGAAATGCCTAGATGTATTTTACATATATGTTTGAGAAGTTATCATTGAATCTTTGCAGATttaagatttgatttgattcacCATTCGGGAAAAAGGCCAATTTTGATTCATGATTCTGTTCATGGCAACTATTTGAGAAACTTCCTTGTGTTGAAATTGATCACAATGCAACAACTAGGATTACTGAAGTACATATGAAAGATTGTTATGATGGTTCTTTCCTGCTAAATTAATCATGTTTCtagctcttttcttttctgctaTTACAATTTGCTTCAGGTGTCCCCTCTATTTTTGCAGTTGTGTCGAACAATGCTTTCATCAAAACTGAGTTGTTTGCTCCATCCTCGTTGCATAAAAGTTTCTTACCACCACCATTTATGTTTATTGATCATCTTTGTCATACTTACCGACTTTAGTTTGATAGATTTGTTTAATGTCAAGTTATTAGTGTCGTTCTTCTCCATTTTCACTCAATACTTTGTTATCGCTGCCTGCTACACCAATGAACTTCTTTTTATTTGCAATTTAGAAGGAAAATCATAGACACTTCTTTTCATTTAAGCATAGTTACTCTATCATGTCAGTCAAAATAGTACATACAGATAATATATAAACTTTCGCACTCACATATAAGTGCTGTATTTTTCCAATAAAGCCAGCATGGTAAGGCCTGTGTCATTTAAGTTGGCATCAAAAGGACAATAGACATAAAATTCATTAGGAGCAGAATGGCCGTGGGTCCATGCAGAGAAACTGTGATGTATGTATGAACTGTGAAGGATAGGAATGGAGTTAATAGCAACAGAAGGACGAACCACTTGAAAAAGAAATAGTATCGTGTCAAGTGGAAAGACTCTCACTGCCACCTCATTATGTCGGCTACATGTTACACAACTAGTGGAAGGCATAGAGGTAATGTTGAAATTTCACTAAAGAGATGAGGTTTAATTTTCATTTGATACATATGCTGGAGATACTTAAGTTCCTCATCTGTATACTAGTTTATTAATTTGTCGTAGGTGATGGTTTTATTGTTCCCCTTTTTATCTGGTTCCTCGTACTGACATGGTCTTTCTATTCGATCAATAACCTCATGTGGATGATGTTTCATTGAAAATGACAGATGGGGATGATGGTTCAACAGAAGCTATGTTACAAACTGATGACCCAACTAAAGGAAGTGCGCTTTATGAGTTCCTTTATCCAAGTAAAGAGCTGCTTCCTGATGACAAGGAAATGAGTATATTTGATCACCTAGAGGAGCTGCGGGAGAGGATCTTTGTGTCGGTTTTGGCAGTTGGAGCGGCTATTCTTGGATGCTTTGCATTTTCAAAGGAACTGGTATTGGTTCTGGAAGCTCCTGTAAAAGAACAGGGTGTTAGGTTTCTGCAACTAGGTCCGGGCGAGTTTTTCTTTACAACTTTGAAGGTTAGAATGAATTAATATACATCGTATCTATATTAGTTTCCTTGGTACAAGTATGTTACTATTACATGTTGTACTTATGTAGAAACCTACTCATTTTGCTCGTACTTTTAACTGAAATTGCACCTGCTATCTTGGCATTTTTACTGAACAAAGTTTCTcagtttctttgatttttcgtttTTGGACTGGAATGGAGATGCAGCTAACCTCTCCTGTTAAGGGACATTTATATATCCTGCACCTGCACTATTTGTAGGCCGTTGATAATTTTGAGTTGTCTATGACATTTGACTTTTCTCTAAACCTCTTCGAATGTTAAATTTGTTGTATGGAATAATTCACTAGTACATTTGTATGGTAATTTCTGGACATCCATCCCCTCTACCCAAGTGTGGAGGGACATCAGCGCATGTGGGGTCAGTTGACCCCTCTAGCTTTTGGAAGATTTCGCTTGCTGCTCTAGTTTCGACAAATCGGTCATACTTACGACTGCCCATAGGGTAGTGGTTAATGTACAATAAATCAGACCATTTAGAACTCAGACGCACATTTCAGATGTTCCCCCACTAGATTGTACATGTTGCTATAGCTCTTTCCACCTTTCACAAActtttatgtgtttttgagaCATGCATGGAGGCTATCTACCATCGTATGGGTGGCATTAGCATCTGTGTCCACATTTTTTCTTCCAAAGGTGCCCTGAAATTTTGTAATTGCCCAAGCTGAAATCCCAAAAGTTTTAGTTTTACCCCTATGATACATACTTGTGCCTGTTGCTAATTCCCGTGCTTTTACCCCCTCTTATTTTCCTGGACTTACACCCTTGTGCTTCCTTGCTCTCAATCTCTCACCTCCCAACAACAACAGGGAAGGGTGTTCTCACTTGCTATCATATTAACATGAATTGCTTTTTCCAAATATGAAAAGTCATATTTGTCTGTTGTGAATCGAATAAGTATCTTATCAATAAATTTTCAGATTTCGTGTTTATAttcactaaaaaatttctcataagaCCAATTTGTTGCATACGGCTCTACATCAATTCTTATTATGAACTAcatctttgaaaattgattaataTGTTTTGTAAATCCTTATAGGCAAGTATAGTTGTTAATTACTCTTGTCATTTTGTTTAAGACTGATCTAATAACTTTGTTATGAATTGATTTTCCATATTCGTCTTCATTTTTCTCTGGATGGCAACCAGCCATGTTAGTGTGGATGGCAGTGGAAATGCTTTATGAAAGTCCATGAAACCGTACTTTGAAGGTTAGAATTTGAATAGGTCTGAAGACCTTGAGATTTGAATTTGACTTCTTCGGGAGTAGAACGAATCAACTAACTATGGAAGTTACCGTTCTTGTTGAGGCAGTGGCACCATGTTACTTTCTGTATGTGTTGGTTGATAGACTGTAGAGGATTACCTTTTGTTGATTATTTTACGATTTCAGATCTAGAGGACTTCTTCTTGTATCCTAAGTGAGATATATTATGACGACCTTCATAGATTCAAGTAGCTTCGTCAGCACGATTGGCAGTAGATTTTGACCCAGAGCTAGGACTACTCACCTTTGGGAAATTCTATTGTCTCTAGTGTCTTCatcattatttttctttcttacaCTTATCTGAAATTAAAAGAAACGTTGTTAGTTCTCCTTAGCCACTTTTGTGATTGTTCAAATTGACCTTCAGTAGAATGTAGAATAATTCTCTTTGGTCATGTTGCAGGTATCAGGTTACTGTGGTCTTCTTTTAGGGAGCCCCATAATCCTCTATGAGATCATAGCCTTTGTTCTCCCAGGTCTAACAAAGGCAGAGAGAGGATTCTTGGGTCCAATTGTTTTAGGCTCCTCAGTACTATTCTACGCTGGtataagtttctcatacttggTTCTCACTCCAgcagccttgaatttcttcgtTAGCTATGCAGAAGGGGCTGTGGAGTCACTGTGGTCCATTGATCAATACTTTGAGTTTGTTCTGGTGCTCATGTTCAGTACTGGGCTCTCCTTTCAGGTAAAAGTTTTTTGCATCTGGCAGTTACATATTTCTCGTGTATTGTGTACTGTGTccgcttcttctttttttaatttttttactggGAAATAGTGGTCCAAGTTGCTCTGCAGAAGGCCAAAACTCAAGTTTAAGCGGTGCCCCCatatttgtgtgtttttttttagctttggcAATTTTAAGTGGTGAAGAGAAGATGAACACAGAACGGAAGCAGAAAAAGGATTCTAGTGATGTTGTGAATGCCCAACAAACTAGGGAAAATGCCCAGACTGTTAGGCGTCACAAGTCCATAAGTAGAACTAGTCTTCTTTACAAAGTGCCTACGATTTCTTACCCTTGTACTTGCGTGCAGGTTCCAGTTATTCAACTTCTGTTGGGACAAGTTGGTTTGGTTTCGGGTGACCAAATGCTATCAATTTGGAGATATGTTGTGGTGGGAGCTGTAGTCGCAGCTGCTGTACTCACACCATCCACCGATCCTCTCACTCAGGTGCTTCTGGCTGGACCCCTTCTGGGTCTCTACTTGGGTGGTGCTTGGGTGGTCAAGCTCATAGGCCGATAATTGATCTCTGCTGTGTGAATGTATGGGATCTGCTGCGTCACAGACTTTTCATAGCATACGTAGTTACAGGGATCCCTGGGGTATGTACTGAACTAGTAACCCTGTCTGGAATCAAACGAATTGTAGAAACAAAATACGTGCATTGTCATTCTCAAATCTTTGTAGAATCATTGTAGAAAAATCTTTTGCTGGTGTAAAATGAAAGCATTTATATTCTTTATACTTGAGCACAGGGGCGGAGCGGGTGGCACCGTAATTTATTCATACAAGTATATAAATTAACATgttttttaattcaatttttatGTCAATAAACACTCACTATAACCAGTAAAGGAACATGCaataaaaatactaaacttGCGGAAAAAATTAATGTCCAAATGTGTTACGTTCCTCTCCAATTAGtggaaaaaaatgcaaacaatgTGGGAATTTATGCAAAAAGAAATATTTAGTAAAAATACTATACtcgtgggaaaaaaattgatgtccAAATGTGTTAAATTCCTCTTCAATTAgtgaaaaaaaagtacaaactATTTATGTAAAAACTtcaaatatgagagagagagagagagagagagagagagggttgaaaagaggaggaaaaatttaaaatggAGACACCAAGTTTTGAACTGTATGCAATAATAACACTCAATGCCAAAGGTATGTGACTGAACCACTTTGCCAAAGTAAACATTGAGCACATTCTACGTACTTTTATATTTAACTGTTTCacggtaaatttttttttaatttttgtatttttggaacggggtggcacgtgccacctcCTCAATACTAGCTCTGCCCCTACTTGAGCAACAGTCACATTTTCTTGCTAACAACCCCAGAAATCCATGTGAATGCTTTCATCCCCATGTTAGTATGCTAATCGGTGTTGGTGCAAATTCGTCGAAGCTGATGAAAGAGGATAAACGCGGAGTGAAGTGAAGAGATGCTTCAAGTCGTGTTACATTGTCGTTGTCCTTGAGACGATATTCGCCTCCACCAATTCAAGAGAATTTAGTGTGCTCCGGGTTACAACGAAGTCATCTCCAAGAAAAAAGGAAGCCCAATCTTAAGACTGTTATCTAATTGCTTCATGCACTAACGAAGAGAGAGCCGAATACCTTCGGATTTTGCAAGCCCGCCAAAAATAAATGTAGgagataattctagagagaaagaaCAATCATAATTGTTCTGATTATCGAACTCTGAATAGGTAGAACCCCaagcctttatataggcatggatCATGATTGTTAGCCAAAAATCGCTCTCTTTGATTAATCCCAATAGtcatacctttttgtttgatcaCCTCTATTCAGGTTAACCTGAATAGACACACCTTTTGTGCTTAAATCCAACGTTCACAACATTCATTTTACTTGAATAGACATGCCTCTTGAATTAAAACCATTCACCAACAATTATATTAATATTATTAAATATTTTGTAAatgttccaacaatcccccaccattttcaAATATTGAAAATATAACTTGTTTAAGCTCGGAAAATTTGTGCATAAATGAAGGTACCTTGCGATTTGAATTATTCCCTTAGTGAAGACACATCAATGTTAGTCGGAAGTAACACAGTAAACTTGTCTTTGAACTAGCAATTCTTGTTGACTAACCAAATACGTCTTACACACAAATTTTCTTCTCCTTAGGTAATTCATAAAAGCCGGCCCATGGATTGGCCTTGGGTCTATATCTTAGTTTCATGAGTGCTCTAAAGTCAAAATCCCTAAGACCTATAGGAAGCAGAACCACCTCCATACTCATATAGGTAGGATTTTGTCGGTGTTCCTGTaactacaacacaaaaaatccTATTAAGAACTAAGTAGTTCACCCTCTTGTTTTCTACATACAGGTACCAAGCACTTCACCTTGGGATGAATCAATTTAAACAATTAAGTGCTTACAACCACAACATATGGTGTACTTTGCTAATTGAACTTAAGACTTAAGGCAGCTCAAGCgctgattttaagagtacccatgagaaatcagcaaataaaatgaccgggaaggacttgatccgaacagtttcgaacagttttttattgaacggttcaaataaaaactgttcaaatcaaacatttcccggtcattttttttgctaatttcttgcgggcacccttaaaatcacattttgcacacattgaacggtttggatcataaaaattatATCGAGaactatgaaattgagattatgggggtttttttagggtgtcccttgaaccgttccgatatatatatatatatatatatatatagaggaattttcaggtgagggatccctcattttgttaaaatgagggacttttattttccgatcaaattttgaaaatccgaaccgttcaatgtgtgcagaacgtaattttaagggtcctcgtgagaaatcagcaaaaaaaatgaccgggaagggcgtcatccgagcagtttttttttgaaccgttcaatgaaaactgctcggatgaagcccttcccggtcattttttttgctgatttctcacggggacccttaaaatcaagttctgatcactttgagcggctcggatcatcgaaattcaattggaaaggaaagtcccgcattttaataaaatgagggatcccttaccggaACTTAACtcatatagaggaattttcaagtgagggatccctcattttgttaaaatgagggactttcattttccgatcaaattttgaaaatccgaaccgttcaatgtgtgcagaacgtaattttaagggtccccgtgagaaatcagcaaaaaaaatgaccgggaagggcgtcatccaagcagttttttttgaaccgttcaatgaaaactgctcggatgaagcccttcccggtcattttttttgctgatttctcacggggacccttaaaatcaagttctgatcactttgagcggctcggatcatcaaaattcaattgggaagggaagtcccgcattttagtaaaatgagggatccctcaccggaacctaactatatatatatacacacacttggagggaaaggaaaaagaggatagaaaggaaataaatgagagagagagagagagagagagagagagagagagagagagtgagtgccgtagggagaaagaaagaataagagAGGAGATAAGATAGAAATAAatgggaaaggagagagagagaagaggaattgcctataaatagaaaaCCCTCCTACACTTTTTCTGGACACCAAAAATCTCTCCAATTTTATTCTCACACACACTAGTTCCAGAAAGAAAGTGGGTcgagatggagagagaggagaattaATTTTGTACACCCACATCACCACTTTCTTCGACACATCACCAAAcaccatattttttatatttcgaGGGAAGTTAGGATTTTTTTGCCCGATCAATCCGAGATCGAACGAAGATGTGTTGCTGCATTCCAACCCGACCCGACGTAACTCAACCCACTACCACCTAGAAGCAAGATAGAAACCTCCTATCTACTCACCTAAATATAGTAGTGCTATATATGTGTTCGttgattttaaaaagtattgaaattatgctTAATGATAAAtgcttgttaaaaaaaaaaaaaaacagtggagGTGTAACCTCCTACAGAATTGGAAGATGACAAAATCGTTAATTAGAGGAAATGATCTTAATAGGCTAAGTGTACAGtcattttttccccttgattttgaaaaacatGATTTTGAGTTAATTATTAGAAATTGTATTTAGTTATTATAGTTGGTTAGTGATTATCGATTACATGATAGAAATGTTGCTCTTAGATTGTGTGCCGTTATGATTTTTGATTGCTCACGTAGGAAGGcatggaaaattaaaatttatttgaTACTGCATGTTTATGCTGAAGTGAACGTGACAAAATGTTATATGTTTACGAGACACAAGAAATGAAATacgaaaagaaatgagaaaataaaatgtgaaaaaggttgatgattgtgtgagcatgagaacccggtAGGTCCATTGAAGATGGTCaacggaatcatggctcgggtgtgcgtgtgtgagcatgg encodes:
- the LOC131311120 gene encoding sec-independent protein translocase protein TATC, chloroplastic; this encodes MGSTSALSSHLHLNNAYCLFKSLNSSRNQRTSLLFNRRKSKFGASRKREPERFNKFACFTVDDELIKQQELLGGGGVGSAVEENPGIKEPYGDDGSTEAMLQTDDPTKGSALYEFLYPSKELLPDDKEMSIFDHLEELRERIFVSVLAVGAAILGCFAFSKELVLVLEAPVKEQGVRFLQLGPGEFFFTTLKVSGYCGLLLGSPIILYEIIAFVLPGLTKAERGFLGPIVLGSSVLFYAGISFSYLVLTPAALNFFVSYAEGAVESLWSIDQYFEFVLVLMFSTGLSFQVPVIQLLLGQVGLVSGDQMLSIWRYVVVGAVVAAAVLTPSTDPLTQVLLAGPLLGLYLGGAWVVKLIGR